The Thermosynechococcus sp. CL-1 genomic interval CCACTTTGAGCACGGCAATCTTCTTGTCGGCGGGGACTTCTTCGAGAATGACATCGAAGGCGGTTTTCTCTTCGACTTCTTCTGCGGGAGCAGCAGCACCACCACCCACAGGAGCGGCGACCATCATGCCACCGACCGGCGCAGCGGCACTGACACCAAAGGCCTCTTCAATTTGCTTGACCAGCTCAGCGGCTTCCAGCAGGGTCAAGGATTTCAACTTTTCGAGAATTTCATCGGTTGCAGCAGACATTGTCAACTCCTATCGTTTCAAGGTTAGAAAACAAGAACAGGTGGCTTCCCAAGGGAAACCGAAAACAGGATCGATCTATGCCGCACCTTTGTCGGCGATCGCCTGTGTTGCCCGCGCCAAGGAAGCGGGAACCTCCTTGATGCCAATGGCAATCTTCGCTGTGACGGCATTGAGGGCACCAGCAATCTGCGCCATGAGTTGTTCTTTCGAGGGCAGATCACCAATGGCCTTCACTTGCGCTTCGTCAAGGGCCCGTCCCTCCATGACCCCACCGCGTAGGGTGGTTTTTTTCGTGGCCTTTTGGAATTCTTGGTAGGCCTTGATCGTGCCACCAATGTCATCCTTGACCAAGAGGAACGCCGAAGGTCCTTTGAGGAATTGGGTCATGGGTTGCCAAGTGTCACTTTCTTTAACCGCCAATTCCATCAGCGTATTTTTAGTGACCTTGCAACTGGCATTACACTTGCGCAAGCGTTGCCGCAAATCCTTCATCTCAGCATCGGTGAGACCTTGGTAGTCAATCACCAGTGCCATTTGTGACTCGCTCAGGCGTTCCTTTAGCTCCGCCACAATTTCTTTTTTGTTTGCTAGCGTGCGTCCCACGCGCATCACCTCCTGTAGTCAGTGCAAGAAAAACCCCAGCAGTGGTGCCGGGGCGATCGCCCAATCCCAACGGATGGACTTCGCAAACCTCGGCAGGAAGATTATGTCTGAGCCAGACCCCTGCGGTCTTCGGTTTCAGTCTTGAGTTGTCCAGTATTGGGCAATAGGCAAGTCCTCCTTAGGCGGCTTCGGCCAGTTTTAGCTCCCGCAGGGCGTTGATGTCCACTTGAATGCTCGGCCCCATCGTTGCGGCCACATAGACACTGCGCCAGTAGCGACCCTTGGCACCACTCGGGCGGTTGCGGTCAATACTCTCTTGTAGTGCCTTGAGGTTGACGAGCAAGTCTTCGGCGCTGAAGCTAGCTTTGCCAAAGAGCACATGGACAATCCCGGTGCGATCGGCGCGGAATTCCACTTTCCCCGCTTTGAACTCCTGAATGGCTTGGGGCAAGTCAAAGGTCACTGTACCGGCTTTGGGCGACGGCATTAGCCCCCGCGGACCCAAAATCCGACCCACTTTGGCTACTTGGGGCATCATATCGGGGGTGGCAATGAGGAGATCAAAGTCCATCCGCCCCTTTTGAATTTCGTCAATGAGTTCCTCTGAACCCACAACATCGGCACCGGCGGCACTGGCTTCAGTCACTTTTTCACCCCGGGCAATGACCGCCACGCGAATCGTTTGACCGGTGCCTTTGGGGAGCGCCACAGTGGTTCGCAATTGTTGGTCGGTATATTTGGGATCAATGCCCAAGCGGATGTGGGCTTCTGCCGATTCAGGAAATTTGGCTGTGGCCGTTTCCTTCAGCAGTTGCAAGGCCTCAAGGGGAGC includes:
- the rplL gene encoding 50S ribosomal protein L7/L12; this encodes MSAATDEILEKLKSLTLLEAAELVKQIEEAFGVSAAAPVGGMMVAAPVGGGAAAPAEEVEEKTAFDVILEEVPADKKIAVLKVVRSLTGLGLKEAKEVVESTPKPVKEGATKEDAEAAKKELEEAGAKVSIK
- the rplJ gene encoding 50S ribosomal protein L10, with amino-acid sequence MGRTLANKKEIVAELKERLSESQMALVIDYQGLTDAEMKDLRQRLRKCNASCKVTKNTLMELAVKESDTWQPMTQFLKGPSAFLLVKDDIGGTIKAYQEFQKATKKTTLRGGVMEGRALDEAQVKAIGDLPSKEQLMAQIAGALNAVTAKIAIGIKEVPASLARATQAIADKGAA
- the rplA gene encoding 50S ribosomal protein L1, which produces MMRKLSRRLRELYAKVEDRPYAPLEALQLLKETATAKFPESAEAHIRLGIDPKYTDQQLRTTVALPKGTGQTIRVAVIARGEKVTEASAAGADVVGSEELIDEIQKGRMDFDLLIATPDMMPQVAKVGRILGPRGLMPSPKAGTVTFDLPQAIQEFKAGKVEFRADRTGIVHVLFGKASFSAEDLLVNLKALQESIDRNRPSGAKGRYWRSVYVAATMGPSIQVDINALRELKLAEAA